Proteins from a single region of Sporosarcina sp. P33:
- a CDS encoding DUF47 domain-containing protein, producing MLGPRKPDPFFTALLDIAKHVQESMYYANDFQVETVADLKEVSIQMKEYETAGDTLIHELITKLNTSFMTPIEREDILNIAIKMDDILDGIEHFLANLEMFSLIDIDEYMQKFITNITKSTDEIVKAMELLTKKKLVEMRTHAVQIKEYERICDEVLRTSIKQLFIREKDPIRIIQLKDLYELLEDIADYCQDVANNIETIIMRNA from the coding sequence ATGCTGGGCCCGCGTAAACCTGATCCGTTTTTCACTGCGTTATTGGACATCGCCAAACACGTGCAAGAATCCATGTATTATGCAAATGATTTCCAAGTTGAAACGGTCGCTGATCTGAAAGAGGTCAGTATTCAAATGAAAGAATATGAAACAGCCGGCGACACCCTGATCCATGAACTGATTACGAAGCTGAATACGTCGTTCATGACACCGATTGAACGGGAAGATATTTTAAATATCGCGATTAAAATGGATGATATCCTGGACGGCATCGAACACTTCCTTGCAAACCTTGAAATGTTTTCGCTCATTGATATCGATGAATACATGCAGAAATTCATTACGAATATTACGAAAAGCACCGATGAAATCGTGAAGGCGATGGAATTGCTGACGAAAAAGAAGCTTGTTGAAATGCGCACACATGCAGTGCAGATCAAAGAATATGAACGGATTTGCGACGAAGTCTTACGGACGTCGATTAAGCAGTTATTCATTCGCGAGAAAGACCCGATCCGCATCATTCAGCTGAAAGATCTGTATGAGCTGCTTGAAGATATCGCGGACTATTGCCAGGACGTGGCGAACAACATCGAAACCATCATCATGCGTAACGCATAA
- the ectB gene encoding diaminobutyrate--2-oxoglutarate transaminase: MVLTKSQQVMEVFENHESQVRSYSRSFPTVFKKAKGYKMWDTEGKEYIDFFAGAGALNYGHNNDKMKEKLIEYIQDDGIAHSLDMGTTVRKEFLERFNEVILQPRNMNYKVMFPGPTGTNTVESALKVARKATGRQNVVSFTNGFHGMTLGALSVTGNSYNRAGAGVPLTNTTSMPFDTFLDEGQSLNYLKKYLADASSGLDLPAAMIVETVQGEGGINPASFEWLREIERLCRNYDILLIVDDVQAGCGRTGTFFSFEPAGIKPDVVCLSKSIGGYGLPLALTLIKPEYDKFGPAEHNGTFRGNNMAILTATEALSYWETDEFAKSVQEKSKLITERMETIIEDYPQLKATTRGRGFMQGIVCGEGKEDYADKICAKAFEKGLIIETSGPEGEVVKFLGSLIMDEKGIHKGFDILEEAIEEVVHN, from the coding sequence ATGGTACTGACCAAAAGTCAGCAGGTAATGGAAGTATTCGAAAATCATGAGTCGCAAGTGAGAAGTTACAGCAGAAGTTTCCCGACAGTATTCAAAAAAGCAAAAGGCTATAAGATGTGGGACACGGAAGGCAAAGAGTATATCGATTTCTTTGCCGGTGCCGGTGCTTTGAACTACGGCCATAACAACGACAAGATGAAAGAAAAACTAATTGAGTATATTCAGGACGACGGCATTGCGCATAGTCTGGATATGGGTACGACAGTGCGAAAAGAGTTTCTTGAACGATTTAACGAAGTGATCTTGCAGCCGAGAAACATGAACTACAAAGTAATGTTTCCAGGGCCCACTGGAACGAATACGGTCGAAAGTGCATTGAAGGTCGCCCGCAAAGCAACGGGACGCCAGAATGTAGTCAGCTTTACGAACGGCTTCCATGGCATGACGCTCGGTGCATTGTCTGTCACAGGCAATTCATACAACCGGGCAGGCGCCGGCGTACCGCTTACTAACACCACATCTATGCCGTTCGACACGTTTTTAGACGAAGGCCAGTCACTGAACTATTTGAAAAAGTATCTGGCTGACGCGAGCAGTGGTTTGGATCTGCCCGCTGCGATGATTGTGGAAACGGTACAAGGGGAGGGCGGCATCAATCCCGCAAGCTTTGAGTGGCTGCGTGAAATTGAGCGCCTCTGCAGAAATTACGATATCTTACTGATTGTCGATGATGTGCAGGCAGGCTGCGGCCGGACTGGAACCTTCTTCAGTTTTGAACCGGCTGGCATCAAGCCCGACGTTGTCTGTCTTTCGAAATCCATTGGCGGCTATGGACTGCCGTTAGCATTAACGCTGATCAAACCGGAATATGATAAATTCGGACCGGCTGAGCATAACGGAACATTCCGCGGAAATAATATGGCGATTTTGACAGCAACAGAAGCGTTATCGTACTGGGAAACAGATGAATTCGCTAAATCGGTACAAGAAAAATCCAAGCTTATCACCGAACGCATGGAGACAATCATCGAAGATTATCCGCAGCTGAAAGCAACAACCCGAGGACGCGGTTTCATGCAGGGAATTGTCTGTGGTGAAGGCAAAGAAGATTACGCGGATAAAATTTGCGCGAAAGCTTTTGAAAAAGGTTTAATCATCGAAACATCAGGACCAGAAGGGGAAGTCGTCAAATTCCTCGGTTCGTTAATCATGGATGAAAAAGGGATTCACAAAGGATTCGATATTCTGGAAGAAGCGATTGAAGAAGTCGTTCACAACTAA
- a CDS encoding MMPL family transporter, with product MRNFAKFVTRSYKWIFTFWIFLFGAMTYFAIQLPGLLAGDGFRVDGEHEQVMKIVSEDFGLPAESLFLVFEGKSDNEIQSALDRLDALDIVSETVSPLTEKAQYTNKLSYALLHFNEAPDNMPQAVEDIRETIHGESGITLTGGGAFEHDVNVASQRDLMTAEAIGLPIAIVVLLFAFGTVVASFVPLIVGIGTVVSSLGILALLGNTVDLSIFVLNIVPMLGLALSIDFALLFISRYREELKKRSTVESVIMTICTAGRSIIFSAICVFIGLGAMLLIKVDIFGNIALGGMIVVGMAVISSLTLLPAVLLMLGGRIHKGRLLKERGEDANGWRKFAHSVMKRPVTIAAAAFVLLAIAVIPVKNMELTIPQIDSLPDSFDTRLAFEKMEDEFGLGDESTVFLIAERDGSWKTTEGLTDMLTLQNQLTGDALVKNVSTIFTISGLDDVTQWEQTLRIPQMYDQLNPVLKNFTDSGNRLLIPVTLAADGSSNEAQDWVRDWSDKDTGFDLLLGGEPRFNQEIFDEIAGHIVYVLLIIIVSTFFILMFAFRSFIIPVKAILMNILGLSATFGILVYIFQYGHFGLNPGTVALIIPVIVFSLVFGLSMDYEVFLISRMQEEFAQSFDNDKSTVEGLATTSKVITSAALIMIVLTGAFAFTDVMPVKQIGVGIAIAVAIDATIIRLLLVPSLMKLFGKWNWWLPFGKGLYRSNNPKHYSNK from the coding sequence TTGCGCAACTTCGCTAAGTTTGTGACCCGGTCATATAAATGGATTTTCACCTTCTGGATCTTCCTGTTTGGCGCAATGACCTATTTTGCCATTCAGCTTCCCGGCTTGCTTGCGGGTGATGGATTCCGTGTAGACGGCGAACATGAACAGGTTATGAAAATCGTCTCCGAAGACTTTGGATTGCCGGCAGAATCATTATTTCTAGTATTCGAAGGAAAATCGGACAATGAAATTCAATCCGCCCTTGACAGACTGGATGCACTTGACATCGTATCTGAGACCGTTTCACCGCTGACAGAAAAAGCACAGTATACCAATAAGCTGTCTTATGCCCTGCTCCATTTTAATGAAGCTCCGGATAATATGCCGCAAGCCGTAGAAGATATCCGCGAAACCATTCATGGCGAATCAGGTATTACCCTTACCGGCGGCGGAGCATTTGAACACGACGTCAACGTGGCGAGCCAGCGTGATTTGATGACGGCTGAGGCTATTGGTTTACCTATTGCCATTGTCGTCCTGCTGTTTGCTTTCGGCACAGTCGTTGCCTCATTCGTTCCGCTGATTGTCGGAATCGGCACTGTCGTATCTTCACTCGGGATCCTGGCATTGCTCGGCAACACCGTTGATTTGTCGATTTTCGTGCTGAATATCGTACCGATGCTCGGCCTCGCACTCAGTATCGACTTTGCGTTATTATTCATCAGCCGGTATCGTGAGGAGCTGAAAAAGCGCAGTACTGTGGAATCTGTCATCATGACGATTTGCACGGCCGGACGTTCGATTATCTTCTCTGCGATTTGTGTCTTTATCGGCTTAGGCGCAATGCTGCTGATCAAAGTGGATATTTTCGGGAATATTGCACTCGGCGGCATGATCGTCGTCGGGATGGCAGTCATTTCGTCACTTACTTTATTGCCTGCCGTGCTGCTGATGCTTGGCGGACGGATCCACAAGGGACGCTTGTTAAAAGAGCGCGGTGAAGATGCGAACGGCTGGCGAAAATTCGCTCACAGCGTGATGAAACGTCCGGTAACAATTGCGGCTGCAGCGTTCGTGCTGCTTGCAATCGCAGTAATTCCAGTAAAGAACATGGAATTGACGATACCGCAGATTGATTCATTGCCGGACTCATTCGATACCCGGTTGGCTTTCGAGAAGATGGAAGATGAATTCGGACTGGGAGATGAAAGCACCGTCTTTCTGATCGCAGAACGCGACGGCAGCTGGAAGACAACAGAAGGTCTGACGGATATGCTGACGCTGCAGAATCAATTGACCGGCGATGCGCTGGTTAAGAACGTATCAACCATTTTTACAATCAGCGGTTTGGATGACGTCACCCAGTGGGAGCAGACATTGCGCATCCCGCAAATGTACGATCAGCTCAATCCGGTGCTAAAAAACTTTACGGACAGCGGCAACCGTCTGCTCATCCCGGTCACACTCGCAGCTGACGGCAGTTCCAATGAAGCACAGGATTGGGTCCGCGACTGGTCTGACAAAGATACCGGCTTTGACCTTCTGCTTGGCGGGGAACCTCGGTTCAATCAGGAGATTTTCGATGAAATTGCAGGTCATATCGTTTATGTATTGCTGATTATCATCGTTTCTACGTTTTTCATTCTAATGTTTGCTTTCCGTTCATTCATCATTCCAGTGAAAGCGATTCTGATGAATATTCTCGGGCTGTCTGCAACGTTCGGCATACTTGTTTATATATTCCAGTATGGCCATTTCGGATTAAATCCCGGCACGGTGGCGCTCATTATCCCGGTCATTGTCTTTAGTCTGGTATTCGGCTTGAGCATGGATTACGAAGTGTTCCTTATTTCCAGAATGCAGGAGGAATTCGCGCAGTCATTCGATAATGATAAATCTACCGTGGAGGGGCTCGCGACAACGAGTAAAGTGATCACATCCGCCGCCCTCATCATGATCGTTCTGACAGGTGCATTCGCATTCACGGACGTCATGCCGGTCAAGCAAATCGGCGTCGGCATTGCGATAGCTGTGGCAATCGATGCGACAATCATTCGCTTGTTGCTGGTCCCAAGTTTAATGAAGCTGTTCGGTAAATGGAACTGGTGGCTGCCGTTCGGCAAAGGTTTGTATCGTTCAAACAATCCGAAGCATTATTCGAATAAATAA
- a CDS encoding CAP-associated domain-containing protein, translating into MIKRLFQLLFLAVIVYAFKPYWEDPVSNYVDLSFLDPLDAKVETVLNEEAVESALDYTKQSITNIISYVSEKAAGSSPPDEVAQPELEAPATGIISIHNIEIGTSEAEVKEKLGDPVRTSVNEYGTEWLTFHENYQNFIMLSYDVKRRVNAIYTNDRLIASSIGIEYGVPKAKIRESLGEPISEIRKETNIYKLQDDEGMDVFHSDGIYMYVFYDLHKDTAVTAVQLISDRLEQGKTALYAPKNDAMRKGFEMQLFDLTNAARVRHGRSILTWDQLASETARLHSTDMAVQDYFSHENLKGESPFDRMKKQGVKFVSAGENLAYGQSSSIFAHEGLMNSKGHRENILIRDYQFLGIGVDFNDKEQPFYTENFFAK; encoded by the coding sequence ATGATAAAACGCCTTTTTCAATTACTTTTTCTCGCAGTGATTGTCTACGCATTCAAGCCATACTGGGAAGATCCGGTATCGAACTACGTGGATTTATCGTTTCTCGATCCGCTTGATGCGAAGGTGGAAACAGTTCTCAACGAGGAAGCAGTTGAATCTGCGCTTGATTATACAAAACAATCAATTACCAATATAATTTCATATGTTTCTGAGAAAGCCGCCGGAAGCAGTCCGCCGGATGAAGTCGCCCAGCCGGAACTGGAAGCGCCCGCAACTGGCATTATTTCCATCCATAATATCGAAATCGGCACGTCAGAAGCAGAGGTGAAGGAGAAACTGGGCGATCCAGTGCGTACGTCTGTCAATGAATACGGCACGGAATGGCTGACCTTCCATGAAAACTACCAGAACTTCATCATGCTTTCATACGATGTCAAACGCCGTGTCAATGCAATTTACACTAATGACCGGCTGATCGCCTCATCGATCGGCATCGAATATGGTGTGCCAAAAGCGAAGATCCGAGAAAGCCTCGGCGAACCGATTTCAGAAATACGCAAAGAAACGAATATTTATAAGCTCCAGGACGATGAAGGAATGGACGTTTTTCATTCAGACGGTATTTATATGTACGTCTTTTATGATTTGCATAAGGATACTGCCGTTACTGCGGTGCAGCTGATTTCGGATCGTTTGGAACAAGGTAAAACTGCGCTTTACGCACCAAAGAATGATGCAATGCGCAAAGGCTTTGAAATGCAGCTTTTCGATTTGACGAATGCCGCACGGGTGCGTCACGGACGCTCGATTCTTACGTGGGATCAGCTGGCTTCTGAAACCGCTCGTCTTCACAGTACGGATATGGCCGTACAGGATTATTTCAGCCACGAAAACTTAAAAGGGGAATCCCCTTTTGACCGAATGAAGAAGCAAGGGGTCAAGTTCGTCAGCGCTGGTGAAAACTTGGCTTATGGCCAATCAAGCAGTATTTTCGCTCATGAAGGGCTGATGAATTCGAAAGGTCACCGGGAAAACATTCTGATACGCGATTATCAGTTCCTTGGAATCGGCGTGGATTTCAATGACAAAGAACAGCCATTTTACACGGAAAACTTCTTCGCAAAATAA
- a CDS encoding cold-shock protein, whose translation MEQGKVKWFNAEKGYGFIEREDGDDVFVHFSAIQGDGFKTLEEGQDVSFEIEQGQRGLQATNVTKN comes from the coding sequence ATGGAACAAGGTAAAGTAAAATGGTTTAACGCAGAAAAAGGTTATGGCTTCATCGAACGTGAAGATGGCGACGATGTATTCGTACACTTCTCAGCTATCCAAGGCGACGGATTCAAAACTCTTGAAGAAGGTCAAGACGTGTCTTTCGAAATCGAACAAGGACAACGCGGACTTCAAGCAACTAACGTTACTAAAAACTAA
- a CDS encoding DUF2653 family protein produces MEQQIIYEQDVANAVCVLIAKESRAMPDDVEVELAYDDDTGFSAEAELNGKMHHLTTSRLVEALRLWIEQYLDQDPMAAGIQLKLDDEEGIIAIVR; encoded by the coding sequence ATGGAACAACAGATAATTTACGAACAAGACGTAGCCAATGCAGTGTGTGTATTGATCGCTAAAGAATCACGGGCAATGCCTGACGACGTAGAAGTCGAACTTGCTTACGATGACGACACCGGGTTTTCAGCAGAGGCCGAGCTTAACGGCAAGATGCATCATTTAACTACCTCCCGTCTCGTCGAAGCGCTTCGCCTTTGGATCGAGCAGTACCTCGATCAGGATCCGATGGCAGCAGGCATCCAGTTAAAGCTGGATGATGAAGAAGGGATTATCGCAATTGTACGATAA
- the ectA gene encoding diaminobutyrate acetyltransferase: protein MDKNQKVSIAVLNRDDSYSFRIPTVEDGKFIWQLIKDTQVLDLNSSYSYLLWADQFSETSIIVEEDGKLVGFISGFIQPKAQDTLFIWQVAVDESARGKRLASRMLHAILQSDACRNIRYLEATVTPSNIPSTKLFKGLARDLQTECTITEGYTEDQFPGGGHESEELFRIGPF from the coding sequence TTGGATAAAAATCAGAAGGTTTCGATTGCAGTACTGAACCGCGATGACTCCTACTCATTCCGTATCCCGACTGTGGAAGATGGAAAGTTCATCTGGCAGCTTATTAAGGATACGCAGGTTCTCGATCTGAATTCTTCTTACAGCTATTTGCTGTGGGCAGATCAATTCAGCGAAACGAGTATTATCGTGGAGGAAGATGGCAAGCTCGTCGGCTTCATTTCCGGATTTATTCAGCCGAAAGCCCAAGACACATTGTTTATCTGGCAAGTGGCGGTCGATGAATCAGCACGGGGCAAGCGGTTGGCATCCCGTATGCTGCACGCTATTTTGCAGAGTGATGCATGTCGGAATATTCGGTATTTGGAGGCGACAGTGACACCGTCCAATATCCCGTCTACGAAGCTGTTTAAAGGGCTGGCACGTGATTTGCAGACAGAATGCACAATTACGGAAGGCTACACGGAAGATCAATTTCCTGGAGGCGGACACGAATCAGAAGAACTGTTCCGTATCGGTCCATTCTGA
- a CDS encoding ectoine synthase: MIVRTIDEIIGSENETKAETWASRRFLLKKDNMGFSFHETIIYAGTETHIHYQNHLEAVYCVAGDGEIETVADGKVYPIKDGTMYALNEHDEHYLRGGREDMRLICVFNPPVVGTETHDENGVYPLIED, encoded by the coding sequence TTGATCGTACGTACAATAGATGAAATCATAGGCAGTGAAAATGAAACGAAAGCAGAAACATGGGCAAGCCGCCGTTTCTTGCTGAAGAAAGACAATATGGGATTCTCGTTCCACGAAACGATTATCTACGCAGGCACAGAAACACATATTCATTACCAAAACCACTTGGAAGCAGTGTATTGCGTCGCAGGAGACGGAGAGATTGAAACTGTGGCAGACGGCAAAGTCTATCCGATTAAAGACGGTACGATGTATGCGCTGAACGAACACGATGAGCATTACTTGCGTGGAGGAAGAGAAGACATGCGCCTGATCTGTGTCTTCAACCCGCCGGTAGTCGGAACAGAAACACACGACGAAAACGGCGTGTATCCGCTGATTGAAGACTGA
- a CDS encoding multidrug effflux MFS transporter, translating to MNNQLQKRIPLPTVWLVLLLGSLTAFGPLSMDMYLPGLPVVAHDLQASTSLVQLSLTACLIGLGAGQLIFGPMSDIYGRRKPLITTLVVYAIASFLCAFSTNIGAFVLLRFIQGMTGAAGIVIARACARDLYTGSELTKFMAMLSIVNGAAPILAPIAGGVVLNFASWQFVFFILGGIGLLMFLSTALFLPDTLPVKQRAEGGMLAVVKTFGGLLKDKWFMGIALTQGLIMSSMFAYIAGSPFVLQNLYDVTAQQFSLFFALNGVGIITAAQVTGRLAGRIHEVKFLRTGVLISFAGSILLLLTVWNKWPLAVIACALFMVVASVGMVSTSSFSLAMQSQGKSAGSAAAFLGLLPFIGGATVSPLTGLAGDSSAWPLSIVVLTCSAGAVVIFFTVVRKAFLLQKL from the coding sequence ATGAATAACCAATTACAAAAAAGAATACCGTTGCCTACTGTCTGGCTCGTCTTGCTGCTCGGTTCTTTGACAGCGTTCGGCCCGCTGTCGATGGATATGTATTTGCCGGGATTGCCTGTCGTGGCTCATGACCTGCAGGCATCCACATCACTTGTCCAATTAAGTCTAACAGCCTGTCTGATCGGTTTAGGCGCAGGGCAGCTGATTTTTGGCCCGATGAGTGACATTTACGGCAGGCGCAAGCCGCTCATCACTACGCTCGTAGTGTACGCCATCGCTTCATTTTTATGTGCGTTCAGTACGAACATCGGGGCTTTTGTTTTACTGCGTTTCATCCAGGGAATGACAGGTGCGGCGGGGATTGTCATCGCAAGAGCGTGTGCGCGTGATTTGTATACGGGGAGTGAGCTGACGAAGTTTATGGCGATGCTGTCAATCGTTAACGGGGCAGCACCGATTCTCGCGCCGATTGCTGGCGGTGTGGTGCTGAACTTTGCCTCGTGGCAATTTGTGTTCTTTATCCTCGGCGGCATTGGCTTGCTGATGTTTTTATCGACGGCTCTCTTTTTACCCGACACTCTGCCTGTAAAACAGCGGGCAGAAGGCGGAATGCTTGCAGTCGTCAAGACGTTTGGCGGACTGTTGAAGGACAAATGGTTCATGGGCATCGCGTTGACGCAAGGATTGATCATGTCGAGTATGTTCGCATATATAGCGGGCTCTCCATTCGTTTTGCAGAATCTGTATGATGTTACGGCTCAGCAGTTTTCTTTATTCTTCGCTTTGAATGGCGTGGGAATCATTACTGCGGCGCAGGTGACCGGACGTTTAGCGGGCAGAATTCATGAAGTGAAGTTTTTGCGCACAGGTGTGCTGATTTCATTCGCCGGCAGTATCCTTCTTCTATTAACGGTCTGGAATAAATGGCCGCTCGCTGTCATCGCATGTGCATTATTTATGGTAGTCGCGAGTGTGGGCATGGTTTCCACTTCATCATTCTCGCTTGCGATGCAAAGTCAGGGAAAGTCGGCAGGAAGCGCAGCAGCGTTTCTCGGTCTGTTGCCCTTTATTGGCGGCGCCACTGTGTCACCGCTCACAGGTCTTGCGGGTGACAGTTCCGCCTGGCCGCTCAGTATCGTGGTGCTGACATGCAGTGCGGGTGCAGTAGTGATATTTTTCACCGTGGTCCGGAAAGCGTTTCTATTGCAGAAGTTGTAA
- a CDS encoding inorganic phosphate transporter, with translation MDMILILTILVVIFALAFDFINGFHDTANAIATSVSTRALKPRSAIMLAAVMNFVGALTFTGVAKTITKDIIDPFLLENGSLVILAALVSAIIWNLVTWYFGIPSSSSHALIGSIAGAAIAAAGFGILNYSGFIKIIQALLLSPVIALVGGFIVMTVLRAVLKNRNLFKANRRIRYMQIGTAAVQSFTHGTNDAQKAMGIITMALIAAELQTTDDIQLWVRIAAATSMGIGTSIGGYKIIKTVGGKIMKIRPIHGIAADLNSAAIIFGATLLHLPVSTTHVISSSIMGVGSAQRLKGVKWGVAQRIVLTWIITMPISAAVAAVIYKVLSVFL, from the coding sequence ATGGATATGATTCTCATTTTGACCATTCTCGTCGTCATTTTTGCTTTAGCATTTGACTTCATCAATGGTTTTCACGATACCGCCAACGCGATTGCCACTTCAGTCTCAACGCGTGCACTAAAACCGCGGTCGGCTATTATGCTCGCTGCGGTAATGAACTTTGTCGGGGCATTGACATTTACAGGCGTTGCGAAGACCATTACGAAAGACATTATCGATCCGTTTTTATTGGAAAATGGGTCTCTCGTTATTTTGGCGGCACTTGTTTCGGCAATCATCTGGAATTTGGTGACGTGGTATTTCGGAATTCCCTCCAGCTCTTCGCATGCACTGATCGGCTCCATCGCGGGTGCAGCTATTGCGGCGGCGGGTTTCGGTATTTTAAATTACAGCGGCTTCATTAAGATCATTCAGGCTCTTCTGTTATCCCCTGTCATTGCCCTGGTTGGCGGTTTCATTGTGATGACCGTATTGCGGGCTGTCCTGAAGAACCGTAATTTATTCAAAGCGAACCGCCGAATCCGCTATATGCAAATTGGTACGGCGGCTGTTCAATCATTTACTCACGGAACGAACGACGCACAAAAAGCGATGGGAATTATTACAATGGCATTGATCGCGGCGGAATTGCAGACGACTGATGATATCCAGCTGTGGGTCCGTATTGCTGCGGCCACCTCGATGGGCATCGGCACATCTATAGGCGGCTACAAAATCATTAAGACGGTCGGCGGCAAGATTATGAAAATCCGTCCGATTCACGGGATTGCGGCAGACTTGAACTCCGCTGCCATCATTTTTGGCGCCACCCTTCTCCACCTGCCGGTCAGTACGACGCACGTCATCTCTTCGTCCATCATGGGGGTTGGATCGGCTCAGCGCTTGAAAGGCGTGAAATGGGGCGTCGCACAACGAATCGTTCTGACGTGGATCATTACTATGCCCATCTCTGCAGCAGTCGCGGCAGTCATCTATAAAGTGCTGTCTGTTTTCCTTTAA
- a CDS encoding superoxide dismutase family protein yields the protein MWKLSSMVLGAALLTAACGSASEDEKVPVNENEETPVEQENAAEPEITAPVMNVDGEEIGTVTLTEGPTGVAMDLDVTGLEPGEHGMHFHETGVCTAPDFKASAGGHFNPTGKQHGMDNPEGHHAGDLENIVADEDGNAKVSITAEEVTLESGKENSLLDEDGSALIIHEGADDYKTDPAGDSGSPFACAEITSENMK from the coding sequence ATGTGGAAATTATCGAGTATGGTATTAGGGGCTGCGCTGCTGACGGCGGCTTGCGGAAGTGCGTCGGAGGATGAGAAAGTTCCGGTCAATGAAAATGAAGAAACGCCGGTGGAGCAAGAAAATGCGGCTGAACCAGAAATTACGGCGCCTGTCATGAATGTGGACGGCGAAGAAATTGGAACTGTGACATTGACTGAAGGGCCAACTGGAGTGGCGATGGATCTTGATGTAACTGGTCTTGAGCCAGGGGAACACGGCATGCATTTCCATGAAACGGGCGTCTGTACAGCACCAGACTTCAAAGCGTCTGCAGGCGGTCACTTTAACCCGACCGGCAAACAGCACGGAATGGACAATCCTGAAGGGCATCATGCAGGAGACTTGGAAAATATCGTGGCTGATGAAGACGGAAACGCAAAAGTTAGTATCACTGCGGAAGAAGTAACATTGGAATCAGGAAAAGAAAATTCATTGCTGGATGAAGACGGGTCGGCATTGATCATCCATGAAGGTGCAGATGATTATAAAACGGATCCGGCAGGCGATTCAGGATCACCGTTCGCATGTGCAGAGATTACATCTGAGAATATGAAATAA